Proteins encoded by one window of Polaribacter haliotis:
- a CDS encoding APC family permease — protein sequence MSKKISLKEAMSIGIGGMVGGGIFAVLGLAVSLAKGATPISFLIAGIIALLTSYSYAKLSNTFPDRGGTVKFINVAFGKTIFSGTVNNLLWISYIIMLSLYASAFGSYAPNLFKIFESSTLNFHFYASFIIILATAINYYSIAVVSKIESISVIIKLLILLSFIIIGSYGLVGNENLSQFSIDNWENSINIIAAGMVIFVAYEGFELIANAAPDIKNPDKNISKAYYYSVIFVIILYVIIAIVTIGSLPFNKIATAEDYVLAEAAKPMLGKIGFTIITIAALISTFSAINASLYGGSRVSFEIAEDDELPHAFTSVFWNQPIGLLITAILTLIVTNTLNLESISTAGSIGFLSIFAIVNFAGYRLSSKMNSKKLIHLTGFIVCLIALVVLIIQQFKNNKLGIIVSFSIIFGCFLLEFVYKRKLNQN from the coding sequence ATGAGTAAAAAAATCAGTTTAAAAGAAGCAATGTCTATTGGAATTGGAGGCATGGTTGGTGGAGGAATTTTTGCAGTTTTAGGATTGGCAGTTTCTTTAGCAAAAGGCGCAACTCCAATTTCTTTTTTAATTGCAGGAATTATTGCGTTGCTTACTTCTTACAGTTATGCAAAATTATCTAATACCTTTCCTGATAGAGGTGGAACTGTAAAGTTTATAAATGTTGCTTTTGGGAAAACCATTTTTAGTGGAACCGTTAATAATTTATTGTGGATCAGTTATATTATTATGTTATCACTTTATGCTTCTGCATTTGGTTCTTATGCTCCAAATCTTTTCAAAATTTTTGAATCTTCTACTTTAAATTTTCATTTTTATGCAAGTTTTATTATCATTTTAGCAACTGCCATTAATTATTATAGTATTGCTGTAGTAAGTAAAATTGAATCTATTTCAGTAATTATTAAGCTACTAATTTTATTAAGCTTTATAATTATTGGTTCTTATGGATTAGTTGGTAACGAAAATTTGAGTCAGTTTTCGATAGATAATTGGGAAAATTCCATAAATATAATTGCGGCAGGAATGGTTATTTTTGTAGCTTACGAAGGTTTTGAACTCATTGCAAACGCAGCTCCAGATATTAAAAATCCAGATAAAAATATATCTAAAGCCTATTATTACTCTGTAATTTTTGTAATTATTCTTTACGTTATTATTGCAATTGTTACAATTGGTTCTTTACCTTTTAATAAAATTGCGACTGCAGAAGATTACGTTTTAGCGGAAGCTGCAAAACCAATGTTAGGCAAAATTGGCTTTACAATTATAACAATTGCAGCTTTAATTTCTACTTTTTCAGCCATAAACGCATCACTTTATGGAGGAAGCAGAGTTAGCTTCGAAATTGCTGAAGATGATGAATTACCACACGCATTTACAAGTGTTTTTTGGAACCAACCTATTGGTTTATTAATTACTGCGATTCTTACTTTAATTGTAACAAATACACTAAATTTAGAAAGTATTTCAACAGCTGGAAGTATTGGGTTTTTATCGATTTTTGCAATCGTTAATTTTGCTGGATATCGACTTTCAAGTAAAATGAATAGTAAAAAACTTATTCATCTAACTGGTTTTATTGTTTGTTTAATTGCTTTGGTGGTGCTTATAATTCAGCAATTTAAAAACAATAAATTAGGTATAATTGTTTCTTTTTCTATAATTTTTGGTTGTTTCTTGTTAGAATTTGTTTACAAGAGAAAACTAAATCAAAATTAA
- a CDS encoding MFS transporter: MNIKKHILPIIVIAQFFCTSLWFAGNGVITDLVNVYQLEASALGNLTAAVQFGFIIGTLLFALFTITDRFSPSKVFFICALLGGIFNLGLTWEDNNLNTLLAFRFLTGFFLAGIYPVGMKIATDYYKKGLGKSLSFLVGALVLGTALPHILKATSSVFHWKSVLYTTSILAFIGGFLIFILIPDGPFRKKASKLDISICFKIFKNNKFRQAAFGYFGHMWELYAFWTFVPVFLKIYLNLHKNADFNISLISFFVIGIGSLACVLGGFISEKLGIKRTAFASLLLSGFCCLLLPFAFMIDNEIVFIAYLLFWGMVVIADSPLFSTLVAQNVISENKGTALTIVNSIGFFITIISIQLISVLFQTYSNNNIFLILAIGPIVGIFVLQKKYE; this comes from the coding sequence ATGAATATTAAAAAACACATTTTACCAATTATTGTTATTGCGCAGTTTTTCTGTACGTCTCTTTGGTTTGCAGGAAATGGAGTAATTACAGATCTAGTGAATGTGTATCAATTAGAGGCATCTGCACTTGGTAATTTAACTGCAGCAGTACAGTTTGGTTTTATTATTGGAACCTTACTCTTTGCCTTATTTACAATTACAGATCGTTTTTCTCCTTCTAAAGTGTTTTTTATTTGTGCTCTTTTAGGTGGGATTTTCAATTTAGGTTTAACTTGGGAAGACAATAATTTAAATACATTATTAGCTTTTAGATTCTTAACAGGTTTCTTTTTAGCAGGAATTTATCCTGTAGGAATGAAAATAGCAACCGATTATTACAAAAAAGGATTGGGGAAATCGCTCTCTTTTTTGGTAGGCGCTTTGGTTTTAGGTACTGCACTTCCACATATTTTAAAAGCGACTTCTAGTGTTTTTCATTGGAAAAGTGTGTTATACACAACTTCTATTTTGGCTTTTATAGGTGGTTTCTTAATATTCATATTGATTCCTGATGGCCCTTTTCGTAAAAAAGCATCGAAATTAGATATTTCTATTTGCTTCAAAATATTTAAAAACAATAAATTTCGACAAGCGGCTTTCGGTTATTTCGGACATATGTGGGAATTATATGCCTTTTGGACGTTCGTTCCTGTTTTCTTAAAAATCTACTTAAATCTTCATAAAAATGCTGATTTTAATATATCTCTAATTTCCTTTTTTGTAATTGGAATTGGGAGTTTAGCGTGCGTCTTAGGAGGTTTTATTTCAGAAAAACTGGGTATTAAACGTACTGCTTTTGCATCTTTATTATTATCTGGGTTTTGTTGTTTATTACTTCCTTTTGCATTTATGATAGATAATGAAATAGTTTTTATCGCTTATTTGCTATTTTGGGGAATGGTTGTAATCGCAGATTCTCCATTATTTTCTACCTTAGTCGCACAAAACGTAATTTCAGAAAACAAAGGAACAGCATTAACCATTGTAAATTCTATTGGTTTTTTTATTACGATTATTAGCATTCAGCTTATTAGCGTTTTATTTCAAACTTATAGCAACAATAATATATTTTTAATCTTAGCAATTGGACCAATAGTAGGAATTTTTGTTCTTCAAAAGAAATATGAGTAA
- a CDS encoding hydroxymethylglutaryl-CoA lyase has translation MKKVKIIECPRDAMQGIKSHFISTEKKALYINSLLKVGFDTIDFGSFVSPKAIPQMRDTAAVLAKLDLSKTNSKLLAIIANVRGAEDASKFEEIDYLGYPFSISENFQMRNTHKTIEESIETLDKILTIADKTSKEVVAYLSMGFGNPYGDPWNVEIVGDWTEKLAKMGVKILSLSDTVGSSTPEVIDYLFSNLIPQYSQIEFGAHLHTTPDKWHEKVDAAFKAGCNRFDGAIKGYGGCPMAKDELTGNMPTEKLVSYFTAQKADTNIKPMSFESSYNKALEVFI, from the coding sequence ATGAAAAAAGTCAAAATCATAGAATGTCCTAGAGACGCAATGCAAGGAATAAAATCTCATTTTATTTCTACTGAGAAAAAAGCATTGTATATCAATTCACTTTTAAAAGTTGGTTTTGACACGATTGATTTTGGCAGTTTCGTTTCTCCGAAAGCAATCCCGCAAATGCGAGATACAGCAGCTGTTTTAGCGAAATTAGATTTGTCTAAAACCAATAGTAAATTATTGGCAATTATCGCAAATGTAAGAGGAGCAGAGGACGCATCTAAATTCGAAGAAATCGATTATTTAGGCTATCCTTTTTCTATTTCCGAGAATTTTCAAATGCGAAATACGCATAAAACCATTGAAGAATCGATAGAAACTTTAGATAAAATTCTAACCATTGCAGATAAAACGAGTAAAGAGGTAGTTGCTTATTTATCTATGGGATTTGGAAATCCTTATGGAGATCCTTGGAATGTAGAAATTGTTGGAGATTGGACAGAAAAATTAGCCAAAATGGGTGTGAAAATTTTATCACTTTCAGACACTGTTGGTAGTTCTACTCCAGAAGTTATTGACTATTTATTTTCCAACTTAATTCCACAATATTCACAAATAGAATTTGGTGCACATTTACATACAACTCCAGATAAATGGCACGAAAAGGTAGATGCCGCTTTTAAAGCTGGTTGTAATAGATTCGATGGAGCAATTAAAGGTTATGGAGGTTGTCCAATGGCAAAGGACGAATTAACTGGAAATATGCCAACTGAAAAATTAGTTAGTTATTTTACTGCTCAAAAAGCAGATACAAATATAAAACCAATGAGTTTCGAGAGCTCTTACAATAAGGCTTTGGAGGTTTTTATTTAG
- a CDS encoding carboxypeptidase-like regulatory domain-containing protein, whose protein sequence is MMSNFTISQSILKGKIIDSNQQPLTGANILAFPTNKGKLVYFVSDIDGNYSLSLAKNTTYNLSISFMGYITRKEVLIAPKKDSIVNFILQEDPNKLEEIVIKYEIPVKVRKDTTTYNVDAFTNGKERKLRQVLKKLPGVEVDKKGNVTVKGKKVTTLLVDNKKFFTGDTKLAVNNIPADVIAKIDVIEDYHENPFMKGLDKSEEIAMNINLKEDKKKFVFGDIETGLGVKDRYLVHPALFKYSPNINYSFIGDYNNTNKKSFTLRDYINFEGGFDLNNLRSIIQSPVVKLLRNQNITNSKHKFGGFNMQWQINEKVSFSSFLIALSDNSDSRMENFRNYLVDNLIEKIREDENNDKNLFLGKIQLLYKPDEDTRIKYFTKFETTNIKQSIQNNRDLENTVINFNENNFITSKKIKSYVKAEKKFSTNHTSQAIVDFDFNKMNDDNNWLTNTNIFPNSIPIDENKKINIYQNSSSEKFEYNTALKHFWILDNVNHLYFNVGNNYEQNTFTNNLLQGNNQFNDFNNNLKHNQFTIFTSVLYKKLIGDAIVTAEIKYQNYYRTTSNDGVNNSYKSDLILPKIELDWDFSTRKELTFKYNLTNTFPNTRQLITNNILNSYNNIYVGNTDLRETFYHFISLKYRKYRTYGWSYYPGISYRLKYNQIQNTYNTNNIFNAINIDTPNKSLTTNFKVVYSYKYWRATLLGEYRNANYATIVNKNEIKSIDNSFLTRATFRTVYEDKPNIDFSYSQTYNDNTNPFFSSISNLSKLDLAADYEKGDWIFKTEYLYNYYKNNATNNTNSFNELNASIFYQKENSPWAFEIMGNNIGNNTSKVSSSLSSFLFSETRRYVFPRTFFLKVIYKL, encoded by the coding sequence ATGATGTCGAACTTCACGATTTCTCAATCTATCTTAAAAGGAAAAATAATAGACAGCAATCAACAACCTTTAACAGGTGCTAATATCTTAGCTTTTCCAACAAACAAAGGGAAATTGGTCTATTTTGTTAGTGATATTGATGGTAATTATTCTTTATCATTGGCAAAAAATACTACCTATAATTTATCGATTAGTTTTATGGGATACATTACCAGAAAAGAAGTACTAATTGCTCCTAAAAAAGATAGTATTGTAAATTTTATCCTTCAAGAAGACCCTAATAAATTAGAGGAAATTGTAATTAAATACGAAATTCCTGTAAAAGTTAGAAAAGATACCACCACTTACAATGTAGATGCTTTTACAAATGGGAAAGAACGAAAACTAAGGCAGGTTTTAAAAAAATTGCCTGGTGTAGAAGTCGATAAAAAAGGAAATGTAACTGTAAAAGGAAAAAAAGTAACCACTCTTTTAGTGGATAATAAAAAGTTTTTTACAGGTGATACGAAATTAGCTGTAAATAATATTCCTGCAGATGTAATTGCTAAAATAGATGTTATTGAAGATTATCACGAAAACCCTTTTATGAAAGGTTTAGATAAATCTGAAGAAATTGCCATGAACATCAACTTAAAGGAAGACAAGAAAAAGTTCGTTTTTGGTGACATTGAAACAGGTTTGGGTGTAAAAGATCGTTATTTAGTGCATCCTGCCCTATTTAAATACAGCCCAAATATTAATTATAGTTTTATTGGCGATTATAACAATACCAATAAAAAGTCTTTTACACTTAGAGATTATATAAATTTTGAAGGTGGTTTTGATCTCAATAATTTAAGAAGTATCATTCAATCTCCTGTTGTAAAACTTCTTAGAAACCAAAATATTACCAATAGCAAGCATAAATTTGGCGGTTTTAATATGCAATGGCAAATAAATGAAAAGGTTAGTTTTAGTTCTTTTCTAATTGCACTTTCAGATAATTCTGATAGCCGAATGGAAAACTTTAGAAATTATTTGGTAGATAATCTTATAGAGAAGATAAGAGAAGACGAAAATAATGATAAAAATTTATTTTTAGGAAAAATACAACTGCTTTACAAACCAGATGAAGATACCAGAATTAAATATTTTACGAAGTTCGAAACCACGAATATTAAGCAGTCTATACAGAATAATAGAGATTTAGAAAATACAGTTATCAACTTTAATGAAAACAATTTTATTACTTCTAAAAAAATAAAATCTTATGTAAAAGCAGAGAAAAAGTTTTCTACCAATCACACTTCTCAGGCTATTGTAGATTTTGATTTCAATAAAATGAACGACGATAATAATTGGCTTACAAATACCAATATTTTCCCAAATAGCATTCCAATTGACGAAAATAAGAAGATTAATATTTATCAGAATTCTTCTTCTGAAAAGTTCGAATACAATACTGCTTTAAAACATTTTTGGATTCTAGATAATGTGAATCATCTTTATTTTAATGTGGGTAATAATTACGAACAAAACACTTTTACAAATAATTTGCTACAAGGTAATAACCAGTTTAATGACTTTAATAATAATTTAAAACACAATCAGTTTACCATTTTTACCAGTGTTTTATACAAAAAACTAATTGGAGATGCGATTGTAACTGCGGAAATTAAATATCAAAATTACTACAGAACAACTTCTAACGATGGAGTAAACAACTCTTATAAATCGGACTTAATTCTACCAAAAATTGAGCTTGATTGGGATTTTTCTACCAGAAAAGAACTTACATTTAAATACAATCTTACCAATACGTTTCCAAATACAAGGCAATTAATTACAAATAATATTCTAAACAGTTACAATAATATTTATGTTGGAAATACCGATTTAAGAGAGACTTTTTATCATTTTATAAGTCTTAAATATAGAAAATACAGAACCTATGGATGGAGTTATTATCCTGGTATTTCTTATCGATTAAAGTACAATCAAATTCAGAATACTTATAATACAAACAATATTTTTAATGCTATAAATATAGATACACCAAACAAATCTTTAACCACAAATTTTAAAGTTGTTTACAGTTACAAATATTGGAGAGCAACCTTATTGGGCGAGTATAGAAATGCCAATTATGCGACTATCGTTAACAAAAATGAAATTAAATCGATAGACAATTCTTTTTTAACAAGAGCAACTTTTAGAACCGTTTACGAAGACAAGCCAAATATAGATTTTTCTTATTCGCAGACTTATAACGATAATACAAATCCTTTTTTTAGCAGTATTTCTAACCTTTCTAAGTTAGATCTTGCAGCAGATTATGAAAAAGGAGATTGGATTTTTAAAACTGAATATTTGTATAACTATTATAAAAATAATGCAACAAATAACACCAATTCTTTTAATGAATTAAATGCTTCCATTTTTTATCAGAAAGAAAATAGTCCTTGGGCATTTGAAATTATGGGAAACAATATTGGCAACAATACCTCTAAAGTAAGTTCTAGTTTGTCTTCTTTTTTATTTTCTGAAACAAGAAGATATGTGTTTCCAAGAACGTTTTTTTTAAAAGTTATTTATAAACTTTAA
- a CDS encoding GLPGLI family protein, whose protein sequence is MKKSILLIAILIYNINIFSQTGIIIYKVTNTIKNKASNPEMARKINEEINRLSLKLIYNSEKSFFKKEKNIPLYPLEAKSAAIIAKSYNKWHQFNNLERLSTYYTSILNKDYNVDFSYKMRDWELSNEFKIIDGFTCYKATKKEVLRFGSIIEYTAWYAPKIPVPYGPGGYGGLPGLILKLEIGNRFYYMVDKITLNPKKKLKIPELKKGTKISVKEMIRLSREARKVTKD, encoded by the coding sequence ATGAAAAAAAGCATCTTACTAATAGCAATATTAATATATAATATAAACATTTTTTCTCAAACGGGAATTATTATATATAAAGTTACTAATACTATAAAAAATAAAGCCTCAAATCCAGAAATGGCGAGAAAAATTAATGAAGAAATAAATCGATTATCTCTAAAACTAATTTACAATTCTGAAAAGTCTTTTTTTAAAAAAGAAAAAAATATTCCATTGTATCCTCTTGAAGCTAAGAGTGCTGCTATTATTGCCAAATCTTACAATAAATGGCATCAATTTAATAATTTAGAGAGACTATCTACTTATTACACGAGCATTTTAAATAAAGACTATAATGTTGATTTTAGTTACAAAATGAGAGATTGGGAATTAAGTAATGAATTTAAAATTATTGATGGTTTTACTTGTTACAAAGCAACAAAAAAAGAAGTATTAAGATTTGGATCAATTATAGAATATACAGCTTGGTATGCTCCAAAAATACCTGTCCCTTATGGTCCTGGAGGTTATGGTGGCTTACCTGGTTTAATTTTGAAATTAGAGATAGGCAACCGCTTTTATTATATGGTTGATAAAATTACTTTAAACCCTAAGAAAAAATTAAAAATTCCTGAACTAAAAAAAGGAACTAAAATTAGCGTTAAAGAAATGATAAGACTAAGTAGAGAAGCTAGAAAAGTTACAAAAGATTAA
- a CDS encoding bifunctional metallophosphatase/5'-nucleotidase, with amino-acid sequence MSSTNIFAKIFENKYLYLFFLLIITACSSIKNTSKDNKKINFTFLQLNDVYEIAPIQGGEFGGMARVETVHKNLLKENENTLLFMSGDFLNPSLIGTLKVDGERVRGKQMVEVMNAMNFDLVAFGNHEFDLSQQDLQKRLNESNFPWISANVNLKTKEATIPFYKEQNGIVKSVNKTFIKELVDADGTKIKIGFISVCIPSNPRDYVEYGNMIIKAKESYNSIKDSVDVVFGLTHVKLMHDKRIAKLLPNVPLIMGGHEHANSNNFVGNVQISKADANAKTVYIHRISYDKKTKKAIVKSELKEINSTIKTDENVGKIVDKWENILNTRIKDVIKNPEEIIYKTAIPLDGRDYKIRSESTNLGQIITKAMSFAYGNKVDAAIVNGGSIRIDDQLVGNITPVDIFRVLPYGGDIVKVELKGNLLKRVLDYGKKARGTGAYLHRHNIEFKNNTWWINNRHINSSLTYTVAFSDYLLKGFDIPFLSDKSEEVLAIYHPKKEELAHDIRKAVVEYLKKQ; translated from the coding sequence ATGAGTTCTACAAATATTTTTGCCAAAATTTTTGAAAACAAGTATTTATACTTGTTTTTCTTATTAATTATAACAGCCTGTTCTTCAATAAAAAACACATCAAAAGACAATAAAAAAATAAATTTCACTTTTTTACAATTAAATGACGTTTACGAAATCGCTCCAATTCAAGGAGGCGAATTTGGAGGAATGGCAAGAGTAGAAACTGTGCATAAAAACTTACTAAAGGAAAACGAAAACACACTACTTTTTATGTCAGGAGATTTTCTGAATCCGTCTTTAATAGGAACCTTAAAAGTCGATGGAGAAAGAGTTCGTGGAAAACAAATGGTAGAAGTTATGAATGCCATGAATTTCGATTTGGTCGCTTTCGGAAATCATGAATTCGATTTATCGCAACAAGATCTTCAAAAAAGATTAAATGAAAGTAATTTTCCTTGGATTTCTGCCAATGTAAACCTAAAAACAAAAGAAGCTACAATTCCTTTTTACAAAGAACAAAATGGAATTGTTAAATCTGTTAACAAAACGTTTATTAAAGAATTGGTAGATGCAGATGGCACAAAAATAAAAATAGGTTTTATAAGTGTTTGTATTCCTTCAAACCCAAGAGATTATGTGGAATATGGAAACATGATCATCAAAGCAAAAGAATCTTATAATTCCATAAAAGATAGTGTAGATGTAGTTTTCGGTTTAACACATGTAAAATTAATGCACGATAAAAGAATTGCCAAATTACTACCTAATGTTCCTTTAATAATGGGAGGTCATGAACATGCAAATAGCAATAATTTTGTTGGGAATGTTCAAATATCGAAAGCAGATGCGAATGCAAAAACAGTGTATATCCATCGTATTTCTTACGATAAAAAAACAAAGAAAGCCATTGTAAAATCTGAATTGAAAGAAATCAATTCAACCATTAAAACAGATGAAAACGTGGGTAAAATTGTAGATAAATGGGAAAACATTTTAAATACAAGAATTAAAGATGTTATTAAAAACCCTGAAGAAATTATATACAAAACAGCCATTCCTTTAGATGGTAGAGATTATAAAATTAGAAGCGAATCAACCAATTTAGGACAAATTATTACAAAAGCAATGTCTTTTGCTTATGGTAATAAAGTAGATGCAGCAATCGTAAATGGAGGTTCTATTCGTATTGACGATCAATTAGTTGGTAATATTACACCTGTAGATATTTTTAGAGTTTTGCCTTATGGAGGAGATATTGTAAAAGTAGAATTGAAAGGAAATTTACTAAAAAGAGTTTTAGATTATGGCAAAAAAGCGAGGGGAACAGGCGCATATTTGCACAGACATAATATCGAATTTAAAAACAATACTTGGTGGATAAATAACCGACATATAAATTCTTCTCTTACTTACACAGTCGCTTTTTCAGATTATTTATTAAAAGGATTCGATATTCCTTTTTTATCAGATAAAAGTGAAGAAGTTCTTGCTATTTATCACCCTAAAAAAGAAGAACTCGCACATGATATTCGAAAAGCTGTAGTAGAATATCTAAAAAAACAATAA
- a CDS encoding porin has protein sequence MNKFLTLAIAAVSTITISAQNSRQDSINNPNYQVNTAQRILNGNINTKGVTVGGYGEITYNRKENNNAELDVQRLVLLFGYKFDDRTQFITEVEFEHVKEVFVEQAFLQYSVSDNVNLRAGLMLVPMGIINEYHEPTTFNGVERPSMDGSIIPTTWREIGVGVSGRYNEASLRYQAYLFNGFVSTTSDGNGNITGGNIGGSSGLRGGRQKGAKSTMNNINFSGKLDYYGLPGLRLGLSGYFGRTQSPADVENIDGADVGLSMIGLDARYAYQRFTARGQFIKGNLSDTEDYNTATGSNLGSALQGYYLEAAYNLLPQRKKQQLFGFVRYEDFNTHASVEGNLTKDLSYDRQEWTLGLSYKIAPGAVVKGDYQIKNNQVVGGSSVNQLNLGLGVWF, from the coding sequence ATGAACAAGTTTTTAACATTGGCAATTGCTGCTGTATCAACCATTACAATTTCAGCACAAAATTCACGACAAGATTCAATTAATAATCCAAATTATCAGGTAAATACAGCACAACGTATTTTAAATGGAAACATTAATACAAAAGGTGTTACAGTTGGTGGTTATGGTGAAATAACATACAATAGAAAAGAAAATAACAATGCAGAATTAGATGTACAACGTTTGGTTTTGTTATTTGGTTATAAATTTGATGATAGAACACAATTTATTACAGAAGTAGAATTCGAACATGTAAAAGAAGTATTTGTAGAGCAAGCTTTTTTACAATATTCTGTGAGTGATAATGTAAATTTAAGAGCTGGTTTAATGTTAGTTCCAATGGGAATTATTAACGAGTATCACGAACCTACCACTTTTAATGGAGTAGAAAGACCAAGTATGGATGGTTCTATAATTCCAACAACTTGGCGTGAAATTGGAGTAGGAGTTTCAGGAAGATATAATGAAGCTTCTTTACGTTATCAAGCTTATTTATTTAATGGATTTGTTTCTACAACTTCAGATGGAAATGGAAATATTACAGGAGGAAATATAGGAGGAAGTTCTGGGTTAAGAGGAGGAAGACAAAAAGGGGCAAAATCTACGATGAATAATATAAATTTTTCTGGAAAATTAGATTATTATGGATTGCCAGGATTGCGTTTAGGATTGTCTGGTTATTTTGGTAGAACCCAATCTCCTGCAGATGTAGAAAATATTGATGGAGCAGATGTTGGGCTTTCTATGATTGGTTTAGATGCAAGATATGCATACCAACGTTTTACAGCAAGAGGTCAGTTTATTAAAGGAAATTTATCTGATACAGAAGATTACAATACTGCAACTGGTTCTAATTTAGGAAGCGCTTTGCAAGGATATTATTTAGAGGCAGCCTACAACTTATTACCACAGAGAAAAAAACAACAGTTATTTGGTTTTGTAAGATATGAAGACTTTAATACACATGCTTCTGTGGAAGGTAATTTAACGAAAGATTTAAGTTACGACAGACAAGAGTGGACTTTAGGTTTAAGTTATAAAATAGCACCTGGAGCAGTTGTAAAAGGAGATTATCAAATTAAAAACAATCAAGTTGTTGGTGGTTCTTCTGTAAACCAATTGAATTTAGGATTGGGAGTTTGGTTCTAA
- a CDS encoding FMN-binding protein codes for MPDKIKKKVKKEISKVFEVKDFQLKLIKIEDSINNKLIKKIGADHLFKIEKNNEIIGYAYVDKAPSKTDEFDYLVLLDKDLIVAKTKVLVYREDYGGEIGSTRWLKQFIGKKATDNLKYREDIIAISGATISASSMTIAMNQFLQNLEILHNNNVL; via the coding sequence ATGCCAGATAAAATTAAGAAAAAAGTTAAAAAAGAAATTTCTAAGGTTTTTGAGGTAAAAGATTTTCAATTAAAATTGATAAAAATTGAAGATTCCATCAATAATAAGTTGATTAAAAAGATAGGAGCAGACCATCTTTTTAAAATTGAAAAAAATAATGAAATAATTGGTTACGCCTACGTAGATAAAGCACCAAGCAAAACAGATGAGTTTGATTATCTTGTTTTGTTAGACAAAGATTTAATCGTAGCAAAAACAAAGGTTTTAGTGTACAGAGAAGATTATGGAGGCGAAATAGGAAGCACTCGTTGGTTAAAACAATTCATTGGAAAAAAAGCGACAGACAATTTAAAATATAGAGAAGATATAATTGCCATTTCTGGAGCAACAATTTCTGCAAGTTCTATGACAATTGCCATGAACCAATTTCTTCAAAATTTAGAAATTCTTCATAATAACAACGTTTTATAA